A stretch of Aspergillus nidulans FGSC A4 chromosome VI DNA encodes these proteins:
- the pkhB gene encoding protein phkB (transcript_id=CADANIAT00009977) — MGDIHSMRTPPLPSPAQAPSPVAAPQSHHRFFSQTLSSFAHDESAYSTGGFYGLEDDSWKANAPHYSAPFEQAANHRRIPASTKKENLDARNRSEEDLVRSQPTLKELRRQMEDLLAYQQMRNSENQGASVPQENAPSQGSVPSVSQESTKKRRISNVLSPQVVPSLTGAPDSAGSSGTIRGTDSQTTPEACPDRTPSYPFPEMPSQTTKQKFFSQLNNGSFKLTLPADKLKGAVASPHVPIEGQTGPGIPSASNSAFVPPDHKPVAEDPAYPSPNLYELTLQLNADPGLEAWWANTVHILRTHYGMERASLAVPGDSTDLENVPWGQKAVFNENIPETDLPYGSLNDANATEELDRNILKQTHKEKEVSAVPEFANGPPKPASSEARPPLLARHSFAGFGKDRKKNDEDVLLRSKCPIKSDTPHRKEHRRNLTPAQTVPLDTSNSSQHTGRLTVFHTTRPLEVEPDPLIKRTGVVKLFGRTKPVILTREYSHASASKLPFDEPVQTPEDKVQVTPTAEPSHISAPLSKAVSTNTGVSALQAQRLPLMQFLDEYEQVPPSPWSQSPAPSPAPRGHPEQNPFFSNHTVDETAFAKHPPLHDYSNPDPLEAIGVDLAKSVVHIPLLHAGPSKQSTSSPLRFPVAVISILSSIIPYPTNLRQSLAYLMPHLTTSFCLAQHYSQLERQFASRLEAPRFPNFLGIGGTFSDESSELELAAGLSNHVSYTGPDDGSLSARASLSSPDDRASSIKYSPSVSALGTPYLDPNIPGTTGNVPESPGLSARLSGKEPDSYFGIQRSKSTRDSSSQHKSRLARVKEAATSPSAISPGKACDTVTQDPNITVPSPHETKPSSIVSPTQTSSRHHSNNSFYAQLQRESRPFTDAVAQLMLNSVPLHLFLAKPQSGEVIWTNSKFDAYRRSQPQEQKSRDPWQNIHDSERDNVATKWAKALLTGSQFTERVRVKRFNDESAYRWFIFRANPLLSSTGEVLYWIGSFLDIHEQHVTELKAAQEREKFAIDAKYRAFSNSVPQIVFEATEVRGLIFVNEQWHLYTGQNLEDALNFGFAKHVHHDDLEKCGLLSIYLASGAQKNATTAQSSEQPPEPSGPRAENQEARFGNRLDELVKRGVASVQRDENGRVFYSTEIRLRSKGGDFRWHLVRLVRVETSSFGSGEASWYGTCTDINDRKNLERELNKAMQQLNNQMESKTKFFSNMSHEIRTPLNGILGTIPFILDTSLDTDQRRMLDTIQNSSTNLRELVDNILDVSRVEAGKMSLVGSWFHVRSVIEDVIDTVSSRAIDKGLEMNYLMDVDVPPMVIGDRFRIRQILINLVGNAVKFTAQGEIHIRCSIYHDPNAIHKPTEILMNFDVVDTGKGFSAQDAERLMQRFSQLGTNASQQNAGSGLGLFLSKQLVEMHGGRLTPSSKEGQGAKFSFFVKVDAPPPPAPGEGNLARETRAPSKTSSFQKLLFSSKETLDPKISEAIDLHSAPESPLSQPPNSSEPFSRLGLGSSSARSSFSSALLTPDLHSFDPMARIDASKSASTQPEASVSPDSGIASEVETTPQPQELDSTYSIVILCPLKNTRKAITQHIEQVVPHEIQHSIISFIDVEDWKDSADFDSGSRITHLVLNLPNVDEVLEVINYVAARELHMAPTLVIISDLYQKREVNAHIKQLSASGKRVFTVPKPVKPSAFSPIFDPGNRRDLSKDRNQDMARAINNNFKTMSKMVKEVIGNKGYRVLLVEDDETNRMVMMKYLDKIKVMAETAGDGQQCTDMVFSKEPGYYSLIICDIQMPIKNGYETCREIRKWEMKNHYPQIPIMALSANAMTDQIEDAARAGFNDYVTKPIKHNELGKMMMGLLDPGRPLLLLRDRLKEGSEERHRTG; from the exons ATGGGCGATATTCACAGCATGAGAACACCTCCGCTTCCATCTCCGGCTCAGGCTCCCTCGCCTGTTGCCGCTCCTCAGTCCCACCACCGTTTCTTTTCCCAGACACTCTCCAGTTTTGCCCACGATGAAAGCGCATACTCAACTGGTGGCTTTTACGGATTGGAAGATGACAGTTGGAAAGCTAACGCTCCGCATTATTCTGCCCCGTTCGAACAGGCCGCGAATCATCGCCGAATACCTGCCTCAAccaagaaagagaatttGGATGCAAGGAACAGATCTGAGGAGGACCTGGTTCGCAGCCAGCCGACCCTGAAAGAACTCCGCCGGCAGATGGAAGATTTGCTTGCATACCAGCAGATGCGAAATTCCGAGAACCAAGGCGCTTCAGTACCTCAAGAAAACGCTCCGTCGCAGGGTTCCGTTCCATCCGTTTCCCAGGAGTCGACCAAGAAGAGACGAATCTCAAATGTATTGTCGCCGCAAGTCGTACCATCCCTTACAGGAGCGCCCGATTCAGCCGGTTCCAGCGGCACAATTAGAGGCACGGATTCGCAGACAACTCCTGAAGCCTGTCCAGATAGAACACCGTCTTACCCGTTTCCAGAGATGCCATCGCAAACCACGAAACAGAAGTTCTTCTCCCAGCTAAACAATGGTTCCTTCAAGCTGACTTTGCCCGCCGATAAATTAAAGGGCGCTGTCGCATCGCCGCATGTCCCGATCGAAGGGCAGACTGGCCCAGGGATACCTTCCGCTTCCAACAGCGCCTTTGTGCCGCCAGACCACAAGCCTGTGGCGGAAGACCCGGCCTACCCAAGTCCGAACCTCTACGAGCTCACGCTACAACTTAATGCCGATCCAGGCCTTGAGGCCTGGTGGGCCAATACTGTCCATATTCTGCGGACTCATTATGGAATGGAGCGGGCGTCACTCGCTGTACCGGGGGACTCGACGGACCTGGAGAACGTTCCATGGGGCCAGAAGGCGGTTTTTAATGAAAATATTCCTGAAACAGACCTACCGTATGGCTCATTGAATGACGCAAATGCAACTGAGGAGTTAGATCGGAACATCCTCAAACAAACACACAAAGAAAAGGAGGTGTCCGCCGTGCCGGAATTCGCGAATGGACCCCCAAAACCAGCCAGCTCCGAGGCACGACCGCCGCTGTTAGCACGCCATTCTTTTGCGGGATTCGGCAAAGacagaaagaagaatgacGAAGATGTACTGCTTCGATCAAAGTGTCCAATCAAATCGGATACACCGCACAGGAAAGAACATAGGCGAAACCTGACGCCTGCCCAGACTGTTCCTTTGGACACTTCGAATTCGTCTCAGCACACTGGCCGGCTCACTGTGTTTCATACGACTAGGCCGCTGGAGGTGGAACCAGATCCTCTGATCAAGCGAACTGGCGTAGTGAAATTATTCGGGCGCACGAAACCTGTGATCTTGACTCGAGAGTACTCTCACGCCTCGGCGTCTAAACTCCCTTTTGACGAACCTGTGCAAACTCCTGAAGATAAAGTTCAAGTTACTCCTACGGCTGAGCCTTCTCACATATCTGCTCCATTAAGCAAGGCCGTTTCAACAAACACAGGGGTGTCTGCTCTCCAAGCCCAGCGACTCCCTTTGATGCAGTTCCTTGATGAATATGAACAAGTCCCGCCATCCCCTTGGTCTCAATCgccagctccttctccagcgcctcgcGGCCATCCTGAGCAAAatcctttcttctccaatcATACTGTGGATGAAACCGCTTTCGCCAAACATCCGCCATTACATGATTATTCAAATCCTGATCCTTTAGAGGCCATTGGTGTTGACCTGGCAAAATCTGTTGTGCACATCCCATTACTACATGCTGGGCCTTCAAAACAGTCGACTTCATCGCCCTTGAGGTTCCCTGTCGCCGTGATTTCGATTTTATCATCAATTATACCGTATCCTACCAACCTGAGACAATCTCTAGCCTATCTTATGCCTCATCTCACGACTTCATTTTGTCTGGCTCAGCACTACAGTCAACTTGAACGGCAGTTTGCTTCTCGCCTGGAAGCTCCTCGCTTCCCCAATTTCCTCGGCATCGGCGGAACATTCTCAGATGAGAGCAGCGAGTTAGAACTCGCGGCTGGTCTCAGTAATCATGTCAGTTACACGGGACCGGATGATGGTTCTCTGTCCGCAAGGGCAAGTCTATCTAGTCCCGATGACAGAGCAAGCTCGATCAAATATAGTCCCTCTGTTTCGGCGCTAGGGACTCCCTACCTTGATCCGAACATACCCGGCACAACCGGTAACGTACCTGAATCCCCCGGACTAAGTGCGAGGCTTTCCGGGAAAGAACCAGACAGCTATTTTGGGATCCAACGCTCGAAATCGACCCGTGATTCTTCCAGCCAGCATAAGTCCCGACTGGCAAGAGTCAAAGAGGCCGCGACTTCCCCTTCCGCTATCTCGCCAGGAAAAGCATGCGATACTGTCACCCAAGATCCAAATATTACGGTTCCCTCCCCTCATGAAACTAAACCGTCGTCGATCGTGTCACCGACGCAGACATCTTCCCGACATCACTCTAATAACTCTTTCTACGCCCAGCTCCAACGCGAGTCGCGTCCGTTTACAGACGCTGTGGCGCAGCTCATGCTAAATTCTGTCCCATTACATCTCTTCCTAGCCAAGCCTCAGAGTGGAGAGGTTATCTGGACCAACTCCAAATTCGATGCTTATAGGCGGAGCCAACCTCAAGAGCAAAAGTCGAGGGATCCTTGGCAGAACATCCACGATAGCGAACGCGATAATGTAGCTACGAAGTGGGCAAAAGCGCTACTTACAGGCTCACAGTTCACAGAACGTGTTCGCGTCAAAAGGTTCAACGATGAGTCGGCCTACCGCTGGTTCATTTTCCGTGCCAATCCCCTGCTGTCATCAACAGGTGAAGTCCTATACTGGATTGGATCCTTTCTCGACATTCATGAGCAGCACGTCACTGAGCTGAAGGCTGCCCAGGAGCGAGAGAAGTTTGCAATTGATGCCAAGTATCGCGCGTTCTCAAATTCAGTTCCGCAGATAGTGTTTGAAGCAACCGAAGTCAGGGGCCTTATCTTTGTGAACGAGCAATGGCATTTATACACAGGCCAGAATCTTGAGGATGCTCTCAACTTTGGCTTTGCAAAGCACGTACATCACGATGATCTAGAAAAATGTGGTTTACTCTCCATTTATCTCGCTTCCGGGGCTCAGAAGAATGCCACAACAGCCCAGTCATCGGAGCAGCCGCCTGAGCCCTCCGGACCGAGGGCAGAAAACCAAGAGGCTCGTTTTGGTAATCGTCTAGATGAACTAGTCAAGCGGGGTGTCGCTTCTGTACAGCGAGACGAAAATGGTCGTGTATTCTACTCGACGGAAATCAGGCTTCGGTCAAAGGGAGGCGATTTTCGATGGCACCTTGTCCGCCTGGTTCGGGTCGAAACCAGCAGCTTTGGGAGCGGCGAGGCTTCCTGGTACGGCACTTGTACTGATATTAATGATCGCAAGAATCTTGAAAGGGAACTCAACAAGGCAATGCAACAGCTCAACAACCAGATGGAATCTAAGACAAAGTTTTTCAGCAATATGTCGCACGAAATACGTACACCCCTCAACGGCATCCTTGGCACCATTCCATTCATTCTTGATACCTCCCTAGACACAGACCAGAGGCGAATGCTCGATACCATCCAGAACAGTTCGACGAATCTCCGCGAATTGGTTGACAATATTCTGGATGTGTCTAGGGTTGAAGCTGGGAAAATGTCGTTGGTCGGTTCCTGGTTTCATGTGCGATCGGTGATCGAAGATGTGATCGATACAGTCTCATCTAGGGCAATCGACAAAGGCCTTGAAATGAACTATCTCATGGACGTGGATGTTCCGCCTATGGTTATCGGTGATAGGTTCCGTATCCGACAGATCCTGATAAACCTTGTTGGCAATGCAGTCAAATTCACCGCTCAGGGGGAAATTCATATCCGTTGTTCTATCTATCACGATCCTAATGCTATCCACAAACCGACTGAGATTCTCATGAATTTTGACGTTGTCGATACTGGTAAAGGCTTCAGCGCTCAGGACGCCGAGCGTTTAATGCAACGGTTCAGTCAATTGGGAACGAACGCCTCACAACAGAATGCGGGTAGTGGACTTGGACTGTTCTTGTCTAAGCAGCTGGTCGAGATGCATGGTGGCCGGTTGACACCGAGCAGCAAGGAAGGACAAGGTGCCAAATTCTCGTTCTTTGTTAAGGTCGAtgcaccgccgccgcctgctcctggcgAGGGAAACCTTGCTCGAGAAACGCGTGCGCCTTCTAAAACCAGTTCTTTTCAGAAGTTGCTTTTCTCGTCTAAGGAGACATTGGATCCCAAAATATCGGAAGCTATTGACCTTCATTCGGCACCCGAATCCCCGCTTTCCCAGCCGCCAAACAGTTCAGAGCCTTTTTCTCGCCTGGGTCTAGGCAGCTCATCAGCGCGCTCGTCGTTTTCTTCCGCGTTGCTGACCCCTGATTTACATAGCTTTGACCCCATGGCTAGAATCGACGCCTCGAAATCAGCATCTACTCAACCTGAAGCCTCCGTTTCCCCAGATTCCGGCATTGCAAGTGAGGTTGAAACGACACCGCAGCCCCAAGAGTTAGACAGCACGTATTCTATAGTCATCCTTTGCCCGTTGAAGAACACTCGCAAAGCAATTACACAGCATATCGAGCAAGTGGTTCCGCATGAAATACAACACTCAATCATATCGTTTATTGATGTCGAGGACTGGAAGGACTCAGCAGACTTTGATTCTGGTTCTCGTATTACTCACTTAGTCCTCAATCTGCCTAATGTTGATGAGGTTCTGGAGGTGATTAATTATGTTGCGGCTCGCGAACTACATATGGCACCTACTCTTGTTATCATATCCGACCTCTATCAGAAGCGGGAAGTCAACGCACATATCAAGCAGCTTTCTGCCAGCGGAAAGCGCGTCTTCACCGTTCCGAAGCCTGTCAAACCCTCTGCGTTTTCGCCGATATTCGATCCTGGCAACAGGAGAGATCTCAGCAAGGATAGGAACCAAGATATGGCTCGTGCAATTAACAATAACTTTAAGACCATGTCTAAGATGGTGAAAGAAGTAATCGGGAACAAGGGTTACCGGGTGTTGCTcgttgaagacgatgaaacGAACCGCATG GTTATGATGAAGTAtctcgacaagatcaaggtcATGGCGGAAACCGCCGGCGATGGGCAGCAGTGCACAGACATGGTATTCTCTAAAGAACCAGGATACTACTCTCTAATTATC TGCGATATTCAAATGCCCATTAAGAACGGTTACGAAACTTGCCGCGAGATTCGCAAGTGGGAAATGAAGAATCATTACCCCCAGATACCAATCATGGCCCTTTCGGCAAATGCGATGACGGACCAAATTGAAGACGCCGCACGCGCCGGCTTCAATGACTATGTTACAAAACCAATCAAGCACAACGAGCTagggaagatgatgatgggccTTCTCGATCCCGGACGCccgctgcttctcctccgcgaTCGGCTTAAGGAAGGAAGTGAGGAAAGACATCGCACTGGTTAA